A single Mastomys coucha isolate ucsf_1 chromosome X, UCSF_Mcou_1, whole genome shotgun sequence DNA region contains:
- the LOC116077753 gene encoding homeobox protein Rhox5-like: protein MEAQSSSSDVTGFLCLGFKEDSEEQHDVKAEAFFQAGEGREEEGAQGQPGMGAVGSEGKGEELNGGEGHFGPGAPGPVSDGDKDGGTRASGEEQEQKESVAEGTESQKNVKPEDKQVPLQRPRLTQERLRELETILQRGDSFDVPTRVDLDRLMDVCVSRVQNWFKIRRAVYRRNMRRATPIPEHFRATSECPACRGARWGERCPFATQRF, encoded by the exons ATGGAAGCTCAAAGCTCCAGCAGCGATGTCACTGGGTTCCTCTGCCTGGGATTCAAGGAAGACTCCGAAGAACAGCATG ATGTGAAAGCAGAGGCTTTCTTTCAGgctggagaggggagagaggaggaaggtgcCCAGGGCCAACCTGGAATGGGAGCAGTGGGATCAGAAGGCAAAGGAGAAGAGTTAAATGGAGGAGAAGGCCACTTTGGTCCTGGTGCTCCAGGTCCTGTGAGTGATGGGGACAAGGATGGTGGCACCAGGGCTAGTGGCGAGGAGCAGGAGCAAAAGGAGTCAGTTGCAGAGGGCACGGAGAGCCAGAAAAATGTAAAGCCGGAGGATAAGCAGGTGCCCCTCCAGCGCCCTAGACTCACCCAGGAGCGACTGAGGGAACTGGAGACCATTTTGCAACGTGGTGATTCCTTTGATGTCCCAACAAG GGTGGATCTTGATAGATTGATGGATGTCTGTGTGTCCAGAGTGCAG AATTGGTTTAAGATTAGGAGGGCGGTGTACAGAAGAAACATGAGGAGGGCAACACCGATCCCTGAACATTTTAGAGCAACATCCGAGTGCCCTGCTTGTCGTGGAGCAAGATGGGGAGAAAGATGTCCTTTTGCGACACAGAGATTTTGA